A single Ignavibacteriales bacterium DNA region contains:
- a CDS encoding response regulator encodes MQKILIVDDDVQLCAALSEEFYHRGYITSAVYTADDAIDQVKSFNPDIIFLDLKMPGKGGFDVLRALNSSSNSIPIIVLTAYADVRSAIDAAKLGASDFISKPYNFEELMSAVNRLTGTKSLS; translated from the coding sequence TTGCAAAAAATCCTTATCGTTGACGATGATGTTCAGCTCTGCGCTGCTCTTTCCGAAGAGTTTTATCACCGGGGGTATATAACATCCGCGGTATATACTGCTGATGACGCAATAGATCAGGTAAAGAGTTTTAATCCGGATATTATTTTCCTTGATCTGAAAATGCCCGGCAAAGGGGGATTCGATGTACTCAGGGCGCTGAACTCTTCGAGCAATTCCATCCCGATTATTGTTCTGACAGCGTACGCGGATGTGCGAAGCGCCATTGACGCGGCAAAACTGGGGGCATCAGATTTCATCAGCAAGCCCTACAACTTTGAGGAACTGATGAGTGCCGTAAACCGTCTGACCGGAACCAAATCGTTGTCATGA